Proteins encoded within one genomic window of Ostreibacterium oceani:
- a CDS encoding LysE family translocator translates to MENYLLFLLIAVITVLSPGPGVVLTLTNTIRYGTKGAIGGILGIAFGTFIVAGVSATSLGILLMTSSLAFTIMKFVGAAYLIYLGIKLWRSPAISVDLNNATYKNRKLQFLEGLTLQLTNPKAVFFFMSVFPQFIDFTEGFTTQFIILVVTYSSLVVCIHLVYSLLARSARGWLASEKGGRIISRFSGGTFMCFGVGLATASK, encoded by the coding sequence ATGGAAAATTATTTATTGTTTTTATTAATAGCGGTTATCACGGTGTTAAGCCCAGGTCCTGGTGTTGTTTTAACATTGACCAATACTATTCGCTACGGCACAAAAGGGGCAATAGGCGGGATTCTTGGCATTGCGTTTGGTACTTTTATAGTGGCAGGTGTATCTGCCACAAGCCTAGGAATCCTACTTATGACATCATCGCTAGCCTTTACGATTATGAAGTTTGTTGGCGCTGCGTATTTAATCTATTTAGGCATTAAACTTTGGCGCTCTCCTGCAATCAGCGTGGACTTAAACAATGCAACCTATAAAAACAGAAAACTTCAATTTTTAGAGGGGCTAACGCTCCAGCTGACCAATCCTAAAGCCGTCTTCTTTTTTATGTCCGTATTTCCGCAATTCATAGATTTCACCGAAGGTTTTACAACTCAATTCATCATTTTGGTCGTGACGTATAGCTCACTTGTCGTATGCATTCATCTAGTTTATTCATTACTGGCTAGGTCTGCACGAGGGTGGTTAGCTTCTGAAAAAGGCGGGCGTATCATCAGTCGATTCAGCGGTGGCACATTTATGTGCTTTGGTGTTGGTTTAGCCACTGCCAGCAAGTAG
- the ubiE gene encoding bifunctional demethylmenaquinone methyltransferase/2-methoxy-6-polyprenyl-1,4-benzoquinol methylase UbiE — protein MTDKTHFGYEYVDKKEKAAKVSAVFDSVASNYDVMNDVMSLGVHRFWKHFSVMLADVRQDMVVLDLASGTCDLAIQMGKKLAGTGRLVASDINPNMLAKGRDRMVDKGLIENIEFVEANAEQLPFADNTFDLVTMAFGLRNVTDKDQALREIFRVLKPGGKCLVLEFSKPSHAPLETLYDFYSFNVLPKLGKWIAKDEASYRYLAESIRMHPDQATLQAMFDQAGFSMTKYQNLTGGIVAIHQGIKI, from the coding sequence ATGACAGATAAAACCCATTTTGGCTATGAATATGTGGATAAAAAAGAAAAAGCCGCCAAAGTGTCCGCAGTATTTGACTCGGTAGCGAGTAACTATGATGTAATGAATGATGTGATGTCATTAGGTGTGCACCGATTTTGGAAGCATTTTAGTGTGATGCTAGCCGATGTTAGACAGGATATGGTGGTATTGGACTTGGCTTCGGGGACTTGTGATTTGGCGATTCAAATGGGCAAAAAATTAGCCGGTACAGGTCGTCTAGTGGCATCGGATATTAATCCCAATATGCTTGCAAAGGGTAGAGATCGCATGGTTGATAAGGGGTTAATCGAAAACATTGAGTTTGTCGAAGCCAACGCCGAGCAATTGCCGTTTGCCGATAATACGTTTGATTTGGTGACGATGGCCTTTGGACTGCGCAATGTCACCGACAAAGATCAAGCCCTGCGTGAGATTTTTCGGGTACTAAAACCCGGTGGGAAATGTCTGGTGCTAGAGTTTTCTAAACCCAGCCATGCACCGCTCGAAACCCTGTACGATTTTTATTCATTTAATGTGTTGCCTAAGCTGGGTAAATGGATTGCCAAAGACGAAGCCAGTTATCGGTATTTGGCCGAATCGATTCGAATGCACCCTGACCAAGCGACATTGCAAGCCATGTTTGACCAAGCAGGCTTTTCGATGACGAAGTACCAAAACCTCACGGGCGGTATTGTCGCTATTCACCAAGGCATTAAAATTTAA
- a CDS encoding MFS transporter, which translates to MVYGERRGGVSPAILVFWVVCWHSRGSVQSPIDCDSRQYDALVVVAVYFILYASDLMTPLLLLGLVFFISVAWSFENPAFSALIPQLTDASSIGTINHLIDNTKRIAGVVMPLLSIWLASHSDTGDYFLIIAACYLLATVCASRFTPIIPFQPNTASVSLLSRFKTMFRLFLHYPLIMIAVFCFAF; encoded by the coding sequence ATGGTTTACGGGGAGCGTCGCGGCGGCGTATCGCCTGCCATTTTGGTGTTTTGGGTTGTTTGCTGGCATAGTCGCGGATCGGTTCAATCGCCAATCGATTGTGATTCGCGCCAATACGATGCGTTGGTTGTTGTCGCTGTGTATTTTATCCTCTATGCGAGCGATTTGATGACGCCGTTGCTGCTGTTAGGGTTGGTGTTTTTTATTTCGGTGGCGTGGTCGTTTGAAAATCCCGCGTTTTCCGCGCTCATTCCGCAACTGACCGACGCCTCATCCATTGGCACAATCAATCATCTGATCGACAACACGAAGCGCATTGCAGGTGTCGTGATGCCGTTGCTGTCCATCTGGCTGGCATCGCATAGCGACACAGGCGATTATTTTTTGATTATTGCCGCGTGCTATTTGCTGGCAACCGTTTGTGCGTCACGGTTTACGCCCATCATCCCATTTCAGCCGAACACGGCTAGCGTATCACTGCTTTCGCGGTTTAAAACCATGTTTCGCCTGTTTTTACATTATCCGCTGATTATGATCGCCGTGTTTTGCTTTGCGTTTTAA
- a CDS encoding glutathione S-transferase family protein, with the protein MTNTDQSAYTLYYWTACQQFWGRAIGVVLTLDEAGADYTIREPKDAPTGEGEALFAHFRYPAITLPNGMTIGQTPAILQILGQTFGLAGQTEAEQFDCQQTVLDINDIFSDALSGKLADKPERATQWFELLSHKLKDHRFLINDAPTVGDFHAVFATEWVHRKYRTDAYNDFPALARWWQDICAHPSVHKMKNSGIAMLP; encoded by the coding sequence ATGACGAACACAGATCAATCAGCTTATACATTATATTATTGGACGGCGTGTCAGCAGTTTTGGGGGCGGGCGATTGGCGTCGTCCTGACCCTAGACGAAGCAGGTGCCGATTACACCATCCGCGAACCCAAAGATGCACCGACGGGCGAAGGCGAAGCGTTATTTGCCCATTTTCGTTATCCCGCCATCACCTTGCCGAACGGCATGACCATCGGACAAACGCCCGCGATTTTACAAATCTTGGGACAAACCTTTGGACTGGCGGGGCAAACCGAAGCCGAGCAATTCGATTGCCAGCAAACCGTGCTGGATATCAACGATATTTTTAGCGATGCGCTCAGTGGCAAATTGGCGGATAAACCCGAACGCGCCACGCAATGGTTTGAACTGCTCTCGCATAAACTCAAAGACCATCGGTTTTTGATTAATGATGCGCCAACGGTGGGGGATTTTCACGCCGTCTTTGCCACCGAATGGGTGCATCGTAAATATCGCACCGATGCCTATAATGACTTCCCTGCCTTAGCGCGTTGGTGGCAAGACATTTGTGCCCATCCATCGGTTCATAAAATGAAAAACAGCGGCATTGCGATGCTGCCGTAA
- a CDS encoding HAD hydrolase family protein, giving the protein MLSDRAQIQNRSKSFKANAVQLALLHNLLAIDADTAKQRVLFIGDSHNDAVMFNYFDLSVGVANVMDCIETLAHRPKYITQQTERQGFVELAEWLLDNQSDEEKHHLI; this is encoded by the coding sequence GTGTTGAGCGATAGGGCGCAGATTCAAAATCGAAGCAAGTCGTTTAAAGCCAACGCTGTACAGCTTGCGCTGTTACACAACCTATTGGCAATCGATGCAGACACAGCAAAGCAGCGCGTCTTATTTATTGGCGATTCGCATAATGACGCGGTTATGTTTAATTATTTTGATTTATCGGTGGGTGTGGCGAATGTGATGGATTGTATCGAGACCCTGGCGCACCGACCTAAATACATCACGCAACAAACCGAAAGACAGGGTTTTGTTGAACTGGCTGAGTGGTTATTGGATAATCAATCAGATGAAGAAAAACATCATTTAATTTAA
- a CDS encoding MFS transporter, protein MRFNLAYGAGVVLVPIIIDQHYHLGLDGFSLFMAAQGCGALVANLLLRRAMLPSQTQLSPTKFSRAHQQVYHAPFYGFIIVAIGLIAVALWHSLPMLIVFGFVGGCGLPLMDIYMPSLIHSVGNAQHHGRLFAIWRFFADFGMVMGFALSGLLTSFATAPTALTLIAVLTIPASLYGLYRFNRSHKHM, encoded by the coding sequence TTGCGTTTTAATTTAGCGTACGGCGCGGGCGTGGTGTTAGTGCCGATTATCATTGATCAACACTACCATTTGGGGTTGGATGGTTTTAGCCTGTTTATGGCAGCCCAAGGTTGCGGCGCATTAGTCGCTAATCTATTACTCCGCAGGGCGATGCTACCCAGCCAGACGCAACTCAGTCCAACGAAATTCAGTCGAGCGCATCAACAGGTTTACCATGCACCTTTTTATGGGTTTATCATCGTCGCAATCGGCTTAATCGCCGTTGCACTTTGGCACAGCCTGCCAATGCTGATTGTGTTTGGTTTTGTGGGTGGCTGCGGATTGCCACTGATGGATATTTACATGCCCAGCTTGATTCATAGCGTCGGCAACGCGCAACATCACGGCAGATTGTTTGCCATTTGGCGGTTTTTTGCGGATTTTGGCATGGTGATGGGATTTGCGCTCAGCGGACTGCTCACATCCTTTGCCACAGCACCGACTGCTTTAACACTGATTGCCGTGCTGACGATCCCAGCCTCGCTTTACGGATTGTATCGATTTAACCGCAGCCATAAACATATGTAA
- a CDS encoding gamma-glutamylcyclotransferase family protein: MERLFVYGTLAPGRPNHHVLEDIPGHWDRAILKGKLLDEGWGSAQGFPGIVPSDEGEGVEGFVFSSDQLSKHWSMLDEFEGTGYQRQRVQVKIESGEVIEAYVYALNTAA, encoded by the coding sequence ATGGAACGATTGTTTGTTTACGGTACGCTCGCGCCAGGAAGGCCGAATCATCATGTTTTAGAGGACATACCAGGTCATTGGGATAGAGCGATTCTAAAAGGGAAGCTGCTGGACGAAGGCTGGGGTTCGGCGCAAGGTTTTCCTGGCATTGTCCCATCAGACGAAGGGGAAGGAGTAGAGGGTTTTGTTTTTTCATCGGATCAGCTATCAAAACATTGGTCGATGCTTGATGAATTCGAGGGCACTGGTTATCAGCGACAACGAGTACAAGTCAAAATTGAAAGCGGTGAAGTTATTGAAGCCTATGTTTATGCGCTCAACACAGCCGCCTAA
- the ubiB gene encoding ubiquinone biosynthesis regulatory protein kinase UbiB, whose protein sequence is MIQNVARFFKVWHTLAKYRIDALIPKTSRHGMIKLLVFMMPVAWFRQPSESRAVRVRLSLESLGPIYVKFGQALSTRPDLLPPDIAAELAKLQDDVAPFSKELAIEIIEKSLKTPVGEAFASFSDEVLASASIAQVHTATLHSGESVVVKVVRPQIERTIRNDLWLMYRFANVLQRLSKNIRRLHLPEVVSEFDKTIMGELDLMQEAANASTLKHNFKDSDLLYVPEIYWDYCGKNVLVMERVFAVSIGDMKTLREKRVNLKELAARGVTIFFTQVFYHQYFHADMHPGNIFVDISDPEKPKYVAIDFGIMGSLNDQDQYYLAENFLAFFNRDYRRVAKLHIDSGWVPANVSVTDFEAAIRKASEPIFGKPLKDISFAQFLLTLFQTARRFEMEVQPQLVLLQKTFFNIEGLGRVLYPDLDLWETGKPILEKWMKDRFGLRAILKQMRTHSGEYTEALTQLPLLINQQLQQTQQQQQQQERRQRAQWRRSLIVAASVVFSASAWLIFQPSLWAEPYSRYFLGGVIVLMVWQLRRGLKSEA, encoded by the coding sequence GTGATTCAAAACGTTGCGCGTTTTTTTAAGGTGTGGCATACCTTAGCCAAGTACCGAATTGATGCGCTGATTCCAAAAACGAGTCGGCATGGTATGATTAAGCTCTTAGTCTTTATGATGCCTGTTGCTTGGTTTCGCCAGCCGTCGGAGTCACGCGCGGTACGTGTGCGTTTGTCGCTAGAGTCATTGGGGCCGATTTATGTCAAATTTGGACAGGCGTTATCGACACGCCCTGACTTATTGCCCCCTGATATTGCTGCCGAATTGGCAAAGTTACAGGATGATGTTGCGCCTTTCTCCAAAGAGTTAGCGATTGAAATTATAGAGAAAAGCTTAAAAACGCCTGTCGGTGAAGCATTTGCTTCGTTTAGTGACGAGGTGCTTGCATCAGCATCGATTGCACAAGTCCACACCGCGACACTGCACAGCGGCGAATCGGTGGTTGTTAAAGTGGTGCGGCCACAGATTGAACGCACCATTCGCAATGATTTGTGGCTGATGTATCGCTTTGCCAATGTCTTGCAACGATTGTCCAAAAATATTCGGCGGCTGCATTTGCCCGAGGTGGTTAGCGAGTTTGATAAAACCATTATGGGCGAATTGGATTTGATGCAAGAGGCAGCCAATGCCAGTACGCTAAAACACAATTTCAAAGATTCAGATTTGCTTTATGTGCCAGAAATTTATTGGGATTATTGTGGTAAAAACGTACTGGTGATGGAGCGTGTATTTGCCGTCTCTATTGGCGATATGAAAACGCTGCGTGAAAAACGCGTGAATCTGAAAGAACTCGCTGCGCGTGGCGTGACTATATTTTTCACGCAAGTCTTTTACCATCAATATTTTCATGCAGATATGCACCCTGGCAATATTTTTGTTGACATCAGCGACCCCGAAAAACCCAAATACGTCGCCATTGATTTTGGTATTATGGGTAGTCTGAATGATCAGGATCAATACTACTTGGCGGAAAATTTTCTGGCCTTTTTTAACCGTGATTATCGCCGTGTTGCCAAGCTGCATATCGACTCAGGTTGGGTGCCTGCCAATGTTTCAGTGACTGATTTTGAAGCCGCTATTCGCAAAGCCAGCGAACCCATCTTTGGCAAACCGCTCAAAGACATTTCCTTTGCTCAATTTCTGCTGACACTATTTCAAACGGCTCGCCGTTTTGAGATGGAGGTGCAGCCTCAGCTGGTATTGTTGCAAAAAACCTTTTTTAATATCGAGGGGTTAGGGCGTGTGTTGTATCCTGATTTGGATTTGTGGGAGACGGGTAAGCCCATTTTGGAAAAATGGATGAAAGACCGATTTGGCCTGCGTGCGATACTTAAACAAATGCGTACGCATTCAGGTGAATATACCGAGGCGCTCACTCAATTGCCTTTGTTGATTAACCAGCAATTACAGCAAACACAACAGCAACAGCAACAACAGGAGCGCCGTCAACGTGCACAGTGGCGGCGAAGTCTTATCGTTGCGGCTAGTGTTGTGTTTAGTGCCTCGGCTTGGTTGATTTTTCAGCCGAGTTTGTGGGCAGAACCCTATTCACGGTATTTTTTGGGTGGTGTGATTGTTTTGATGGTATGGCAATTGCGTCGTGGGCTAAAAAGTGAGGCATAA